Sequence from the Carassius gibelio isolate Cgi1373 ecotype wild population from Czech Republic chromosome A7, carGib1.2-hapl.c, whole genome shotgun sequence genome:
ACACATGATCATGTGTAAAATTATCTTTTACCATTAGTTATCTTTtaacacacaaactcactcacacatcATTTTAGTTTTATCTGCATcccattatagtatttattaatattttgaatttgcgttctagatttattttaaattaatttctgaataaattttgttacatgcttttgtcatttttattagcggtctttaatttattttgatttgttttagtaattttagtaagctttatttcaattcaCAATAacagtttttaatagtttttaattagTCAGCAATAACAATATGCATGCAAGAGTAGATTTTTTTGGCATGACACATGctcaaatttaaaacattaaataaaaggtTTGTACTTTTCTAGGTTTAGAGCTCATCTCCTGAgtgcagtaaatgtgtttgatttaataatttttttctctgtttgtaTCTCAGTGGTCAGCAGTCTCAACATCGAGAGTATTTTGTACCTCctgctcctcctccacctcctcctatCATTCCTTCTGCCCAGACTGCCTTTGACAGTCCCACCGGCCCCTCCTCTGCCCCTGCCAGTACTATGCCATCTCTTTCCCAGACCTACAGTGTTTCTCCTCCAACCCCTGCCCTCCCTGCTTCCTACACCCCTTCCCCAACCCATCCTCCTCCCGCAGCGCCCCCTCCACCTCCACCTGGGCCACCCACACACCCCCACCCACACCCTCACTCACACACCATGCCCACTGCCCCTGCGGAAGCACCAGTTGTCCCCAGGAAGGGCCAGATACCTCTCATCCCAATGAGCGACGCTCGCAGCGACCTGCTGGCAGCCATCAGACGAGGTCAAGAGatcacttatatattatattatattatattatattaattcttgaaattattatttttttttttcagaaagagtacattaaattattaaaaagtgacggttaagacatttataatgttacaaaatatttctatttcaaataaatgttgctctTTTGATCTTTCTCTAatataaaagaatcctgaaaaaagtcatttttcacaaaaatattaagcacatctgttttcaacattgataataataagaaatgtttcttgagtaccaaatcagcgtgttagaatgatttgtgaaggtaATAGCcgcaaaaaaaattctgtttttatgaacagaatcaattagattttaaaattacttgaaataaaactgttgttttaaatcacagtaatatttaattatattactgttttgatacaataaatgcagctttggtgagcatgaaAGACtttgtgaaaaaatgttttttaaatcttactgacaccaaacttttgaactgtatttTTTTGAGAGAAATATGGCCTGAGCCGTGTTTCTTATCAGTTCTtgaggttttttttaattttttttatttattttctcatagGGATCCAGCTGCGTAAGGTGCAGGAGCAGCGGGAGCAGGAAGCAAAGAAGGAGCCGGTTGGGAACGATGTGGCCACTATATTATCCCGTCGCATCGCCGTGGAGTACAGCGAATCTGATGAAGACTCTGAGCCTGATGAAAATGAGTGGTCAGACTGAGACATTGAAAACaacaatagagaaaaaaaaaaaaaaaaacatgaagtaaGATTTAGACTGTAGGTTTCAGAGAACAGAATAATCACAACTAATGTAGCATGCTAAAATAACACGGCtcatgtgtttaaaaaataaggGCTGTGTAACTACAAAGTCTCAAAGAGACCGATTGAGAAACTTTTGAATTTTAGATTGTACATCTTAAATTGAAGCCTTGACAGCGAAGTTTAATGACCCCAACAATGTCTAATGAACAATGTCCGTTAGAGATCACTGGCCTGTTGCATAAAGTGCCTAGACTAGTCTTAAAAGTTAGACACCTGATTTTTTTTCTGCAAGACATGAAAACATAGATTAAATCTTAAAAGTAAGACTGATAACCACTTGGTTAACCAATTCTTAAGACACAGTCTTAACATGGTGACTATGTTTATGCAACCAACCCCTGGTCATCTATGAAGAGTATTTGAGTCCACTGCCTTGATACTATTCATCAATTACTCTGAATGTGGGGGTCCTGCCATCTGTCCTCTCTGCTgcactctttctctcactctccctAACCTTAGAACATGACCATATTAGAACAGCCAGCTGGATGATCATGCAATGTTAATTTCAGTCCTACTCGCCCAGGATTACAACTTAAAGGTCAAAGAAAATAGCTATAAAATCATTTGGGGCTAATATATTAAGCATTTACCTAAACATTTTCATGTCTAAGCCCAAAGAAACAGCTGCATTTTGATATCTTGAATGCATGTTTTGACTGAGTATCAAGCAGATAACAAAGCAGTTGAAATTACAACTGCAAGTCAAAAAAAAGCTATATTCTTGAGCGATTTGCTCCGATAGAGCACAAACACTTAGTAGATGTTTAGTTAGAtttttgtttgttgattcaaatttataaaaagttaCACCTGTTTGCATTCAAAATATCGCAGCTTATTGAATAGCATGGATGGACAATCTGAATCTGAAAACTGTATCAAgggcgtgtaaaaaaaaaaaaaaaggttctttctGGGACTAGAAGATATTTTCTGAATCTAAAGGATGTTGGAAGGCTCAGTGGTGATGTTTCATATACTTTATTGGTGACACTAtttccccaaatgtgattaatttaaattattaaacccATTTTAATGGGTTGGAATGATTTTTAGGGCTTCGTTTGCTTTCTTGACTTCAAGTAAAAAGATACTATATTGGTGCATTCTGAATCCACCAATAGACAATAACAAATTGTGATTGCTGCAAAAGACAGAACTGGGCTCTTATTCATCTATAGGCTCATTAAACACAATACTTTAATACTCTGTGTTCAAGTGGTGCTGTGTTAGTAGCTATGGATTATATctgtcagaatctctttctttgttttgtaTTCCTCCTGGGCTtttcagagaggaaaaaaaactcCTAGTTATCTTACTTTTTAAATGGATTCAGTGCGTGGCCGTCTGTCCCCTTAAGGATCGAACCATTCGCTTGTCAGTCATCATCACACTGTTACCACAGTAGATGTCACGGCATTGTTACCAAGCCAACAAACATAGCATAATTAAGCAGGCAACAATGAAGACAGCTGTGCTCTTACCTGTTTGATCTGGTAATGCGTACCCATAAACACAAATAGAAATTAACATTATGTACTGGAATTGATGAACAGCAGTTTTTTGctagtgtttttaattttaaatcatcTTGCTCACTGAGGcatttgaaataatatatatgcTGATTTGTACAGAATAAGAGCACTTAAgtatttcagcttttattttctgtttatttagttAAATGTGTCACTCACTGCACAAAGGGGGAGGCTTCGAGTTTAACCTCTCCCAACTTAACAGCTATCATGAGCTGTGTTTAGCCTGTGATTTGTATGTAAAGAATGAAGTCCTTTGTGTTTCAACCAATGTGATGTATAGAAGTTTGTAAAAATGGCAGAACTTTGAATTATATAGATACGAAACAGTATGAAAATCAGTGtatcaaaaaaacacacacatatatatatgtatatatatatatatatatatatatatatatatatatatatatatatatatatatatatgtatatatgtatatgtatatgtaggcAAATGCTGCATGCATGTACGGAGTGGCATTAAAGTGCTTCTTAAAATATTTCTCAGTGTGGTTTGTGGCAACActtaatatttccatttcaatctatttttaaatcatttaattgcACTCAGATCAATAATGGCCAAAGGTACCTTGGATTTTTGTGATTTAATGATTTGTTGGTTGCTTTCTATGATCAAAAGATCCCTCCTGTGATCATATAAAGTctggacatttttttaaattgtgatttcccgaaatcataaaaaaaaaaaggaaggccAATTGATTAAATCTCAAAAGTCATGCAAATTTCTGATTTCTAATAGTGTGGATAAAAAAGTTTTTGTAGTTATACACTGATCTAAAATGCTTAAATCTGTTTGCACCATAATACTTGATGTATTTCTTATTTAGTTATATCTGTGCCCTAATTACTAGCAAAGTCAAGGAAATTCATTGGCTAAAGTGTATGGGAAACATGTTTTAATACAGCAAGTATCATGTACCTTTCCTTGTATTACATAACCATTACCTTTGCTGTAATCTCACTGCCTGTCCATCCTTTCTTTAAACGTTGTCTCTATTGAATTATGGATTGTATCCTCCAATTTCGCCCTATCATTTTACACATGCTACAGTATATCACATTGCTTCCGAGACAAGTGGTGCTTGAGAAGTGCTTCTTTGTTGCTACATGATCCTCTGCATTTACTGTCTCttcaccctctctttctctcatttcagTTTCCCTATTTATGTTTTCTCATCCCTCAAAAATTGGCAGAGAACTGAGGGCGACTGGAGTCTTAACTTCGCCTGATCTTAACTTTGAGAAAGGTCATAGTCGTGACTTACAGCAGGAATGATCACATTTCCCTCCTGTTTCACTGCCCTCGGTGTCTCTCCTTCAGGTATTTGTAGAGCTGCCAAAATGGATTTTTAGAGTGAGctgaatttgatttatttttttaatctcaacAGGGATGCAGGAAATGGTTACTAGTGAGTTTAGAAGGTCTTCTTTCCCGTTTTAAGTTTGCTTGTGAACACGCCTAATGGAGAAAGACCATTAAGAAGGAGCGCTGGGAGACTCATGATCCAGGGACGATTACGGGCCAAAACAGTAACAGATGAGCTTGTAGTCATACGCCAGATGCACTAGCTCGAAGAGTGTTATTAAtctgttttgtttgtctttttattctcTTAGTTGCAGTTCTTTAAAAGTGGTGGTGACTGGCTCAGTAGTGCTGTAGTGTGACTCATTGCTGTTAAGGCGGTGATACTGTCACTTCTCACTTCCTGTCCGCATGCGTGGGTGCACGCGCCCGGTGACTCATCAATGTTTTTCACCGTTTGAGTGTTCGTGAGAAAACGAGTGAATGAGTAGGCAGGTTATGTGGGTGAAACTTACTGTCCTGCCTCCTCGCGCGCATTAATTAGTTGTGATTCATCCAAATTACCAGCAGGATGCGCCATTTCTCACTTATTAGTCTACCAAGAGCGGGTGAGTTTATTCGTTTGGATTCATCAATTTCAGTCTTTTCCTTCTGTCTAATAACCAGGTGAACATTAACCACTGTCCACCAAACTTTTAGTTCTCTCCCTTGTGTGCTTGAATCTGTGTGAGCAGAGCTGGGTAGTAGGCTGACTGATtgcatgtaatctggattactgTAATCAGATCCCAAAAATTAAGTACTTAATGTAACTAAAGTCTTTGATGTAACTTAtttgtaattgcatttttttttaaatactcgtaatcagactacagttacttttttattgattacatgattaaatattcacacaacagcaataaataaatcattatttgatTTTCCCTAAt
This genomic interval carries:
- the LOC128017592 gene encoding actin-binding protein WASF3-like, whose protein sequence is MAYDKEFRSDARFTPSPYHGMSSEGSLSPDNRSVASDMGEHSYPGSPSHPAQQMAVASAYSAANGKDHLMAPSHVQTQSLDRVYRPAASSSAPPGRQTTGRVQTSHGQPVTDPALNGPRPLQAKDYSGQQSQHREYFVPPAPPPPPPIIPSAQTAFDSPTGPSSAPASTMPSLSQTYSVSPPTPALPASYTPSPTHPPPAAPPPPPPGPPTHPHPHPHSHTMPTAPAEAPVVPRKGQIPLIPMSDARSDLLAAIRRGIQLRKVQEQREQEAKKEPVGNDVATILSRRIAVEYSESDEDSEPDENEWSD